One part of the Dioscorea cayenensis subsp. rotundata cultivar TDr96_F1 chromosome 2, TDr96_F1_v2_PseudoChromosome.rev07_lg8_w22 25.fasta, whole genome shotgun sequence genome encodes these proteins:
- the LOC120279409 gene encoding uncharacterized protein LOC120279409, translating to MSPIIPIGYAQQFSDKNGGVPNLVDINSAQNLLNDLNLCEPPLVGRKFTWTNGQIDPTWVRLDRFLVNPAWISLFPRVHQTSLPRLGFDHVPLRLEAGVFLPKVKRFRFEQVWFLENNLGELIQEWWLENAPEGCGAFILAKKLKRLKGKLREWAKETRSLTLEENQRQNELLTSLNTLLKQEEIYWRQRSRVKWVKEGDENTKFFHAFANGRRNRNYIPRLLVNNNLVEGSKELGRTFANHFRSYFGSNEGFRFLFSWNTL from the exons ATGTCTCCGATAATTCCCATTGGGTATGCACAACAGT TCAGTGACAAGAATGGGGGTGTCCCCAATCTAGTAGATATCAACTCCGCTCAGAACCTTCTAAATGACCTCAATCTATGTGAACCACCTTTGGTTGGGAGAAAATTCACCTGGACCAACGGTCAAATCGACCCAACTTGGGTTCGCCTTGATCGTTTTCTTGTTAATCCAGCTTGGATCTCTCTTTTTCCTAGAGTTCATCAAACAAGCCTCCCGAGATTAGGATTTGATCATGTTCCTTTAAGGTTGGAAGCTGGTGTTTTTCTTCCTAAGGTCAAGCGCTTCAGATTCGAGCAAGTGTGGTTCTTGGAGAATAATTTGGGGGAACTTATTCAAGAATGGTGGTTGGAGAATGCTCCGGAAGGTTGCGGGGCTTTCATCCTAGCAAAAAAACTCAAGAGACTCAAAGGAAAACTAAGGGAGTGGGCCAAA GAGACCAGGAGTCTAACTCTTGAGGAGAATCAAAGACAAAATGAGTTGCTTACTTCTCTTAACACCCTGCTCAAACAAGAGGAGATATACTGGCGTCAAAGATCTAGAGTCAAATGGGTCAAAGAAGGAGATGAAAACACTAAATTCTTTCATGCTTTTGCGAATGGAAGGCGCAACAGGAATTACATCCCACGACTTCTAGTTAACAACAATTTGGTGGAAGGATCAAAGGAGTTAGGGCGAACCTTTGCTAATCATTTTCGATCTTATTTTGGATCAAATGAGGGGTTCCGCTTCTTATTCTCTTGGAACACGCTCTAA